Proteins encoded together in one Deltaproteobacteria bacterium window:
- a CDS encoding 5-nucleotide phosphatase yields the protein MSRRTFNAKHRRNFVRPFLVFAAVTLAGCAAPSPSSRPRDPLPSSDARLDAVLWQTTSAEYRVLAQSIYATARMHLDRALADRQWTALPDQKGNFQNLPPAVIMDVDETVIDTGTFQSSMVKNRERFSSGHWRDWQLRNETGAVPGAVEFIHYAQSRGVTVFFVTNRDFATEPITRANLTTIGIKLSDQLDTVLSRNERPEWNADKTSRQSFIAQSHRVLMLFGDDLADFIAEYRSAPIARRQAALQRSEWGTKWFMLPNPMYRSWEGSLYDFNAELNSDGVLKRKLDQLP from the coding sequence ATGTCACGACGAACTTTTAATGCTAAACACCGGCGCAACTTCGTCCGGCCGTTCCTTGTGTTCGCAGCCGTAACTCTAGCTGGCTGCGCGGCCCCATCCCCTTCTTCGCGCCCACGAGATCCGCTGCCATCGAGCGACGCCCGCCTCGACGCGGTGCTGTGGCAAACGACTTCGGCGGAATACCGAGTCTTGGCCCAATCGATTTACGCCACGGCAAGAATGCATCTCGACCGCGCCCTGGCCGACCGCCAGTGGACCGCACTGCCGGACCAAAAAGGAAACTTTCAGAATCTCCCGCCGGCGGTCATTATGGATGTAGACGAAACCGTCATTGACACGGGAACATTTCAAAGCTCGATGGTGAAAAATCGCGAGCGCTTCAGCAGCGGCCATTGGCGCGACTGGCAACTGCGCAACGAAACCGGCGCCGTGCCCGGCGCCGTTGAGTTTATCCATTATGCCCAATCCCGCGGCGTCACGGTCTTCTTCGTCACCAATCGCGACTTCGCCACCGAGCCGATCACCAGGGCAAATCTCACGACCATCGGCATTAAATTATCGGACCAACTCGACACCGTGCTCAGCCGCAACGAACGGCCGGAATGGAACGCCGACAAAACCAGCCGGCAAAGTTTTATCGCCCAGTCACACCGAGTACTGATGCTGTTCGGCGACGACTTGGCCGACTTCATCGCCGAATACCGCAGCGCGCCCATCGCACGCCGGCAAGCCGCGTTGCAGCGCAGCGAATGGGGCACGAAATGGTTTATGCTACCCAATCCCATGTACAGATCATGGGAAGGTTCGCTTTACGATTTTAATGCCGAACTAAACAGCGACGGAGTGTTAAAACGCAAACTCGATCAGTTACCGTAA
- a CDS encoding alpha/beta fold hydrolase translates to MQTTHALKNLAWGISLALFGLGCGSAITARGPITIADQGFFFVGGRYVAVANNGHIMADQMYVHYQIPYEKKHPYPIVLIHGGGQTANNFESTPDGREGWATFFLRDGFSVYLVDQPGRARSPYQPEVYGPLAPGARASSSVEQRFTAPKEQNRYPQSRLHSQWPGSGKRGDPAFDQFFASQVSGITNGGVSEKLNQAAVAALLDKIGSAIILTHSMSGTSGWLIADARPGLVKGVVGIEPSSPPFRNLDLIGPPEWFRYSAALDKPYGITRLPIAYDPPIKDPAELKPLLEAKADRADVTRCYLQSAPPRKLVNLLNVPVLIVSGEASFHSPWDHCTGKYLTRAGVANQYVRLEDYGIRGTGHMMMLEKNSLEIAKLIADWLERHVDRTLPLK, encoded by the coding sequence ATGCAGACAACGCATGCTCTGAAAAATCTAGCTTGGGGAATTTCACTGGCTCTATTCGGCCTCGGTTGCGGCAGCGCGATCACCGCGCGCGGGCCGATCACCATCGCCGATCAAGGATTCTTTTTCGTCGGCGGCCGTTACGTAGCAGTGGCCAACAACGGCCACATCATGGCCGATCAGATGTACGTGCACTATCAGATCCCTTACGAGAAAAAACATCCCTATCCGATCGTCTTGATTCACGGCGGCGGTCAGACCGCCAACAACTTCGAAAGCACACCGGACGGCCGCGAGGGATGGGCGACATTTTTTCTGCGTGACGGGTTTAGCGTCTACTTAGTCGACCAACCCGGCCGCGCCCGTTCGCCTTATCAGCCGGAAGTTTACGGCCCGCTGGCGCCGGGCGCCCGCGCGAGTAGCAGCGTCGAACAACGCTTCACCGCGCCGAAAGAACAAAATCGCTACCCGCAGTCGCGCCTGCACAGCCAATGGCCGGGCAGCGGCAAACGCGGCGATCCGGCTTTCGATCAATTTTTCGCCTCGCAAGTTTCCGGCATCACCAACGGCGGCGTCAGCGAAAAATTAAATCAGGCGGCTGTCGCCGCGTTGCTCGACAAGATCGGCTCGGCGATTATTCTCACCCATTCGATGTCGGGCACGTCGGGTTGGTTGATCGCCGATGCCCGGCCCGGTCTCGTCAAAGGCGTCGTCGGCATCGAGCCCAGCAGTCCGCCCTTTCGCAATTTGGATTTGATCGGCCCGCCCGAATGGTTTCGTTACTCGGCGGCCTTGGATAAACCGTATGGCATCACGCGACTACCGATCGCCTACGATCCACCGATAAAGGATCCCGCCGAGCTAAAACCCCTGCTCGAAGCCAAAGCCGACCGTGCCGACGTGACGCGCTGCTATCTGCAAAGCGCGCCGCCGCGCAAGCTCGTAAACCTGCTCAACGTCCCAGTCTTGATCGTCTCCGGCGAAGCTTCCTTCCACTCGCCGTGGGATCACTGCACCGGCAAATATCTGACTCGAGCCGGGGTTGCCAATCAGTATGTGCGTTTGGAAGACTACGGTATCCGCGGCACCGGCCACATGATGATGCTGGAGAAAAATAGTTTGGAGATCGCCAAACTGATCGCCGATTGGCTCGAACGCCACGTCGATCGGACGCTACCGTTGAAATAA